The sequence CTTGCCGTCGTACTCCGCCTTTTCCGCCTTTTGAATTCGAAGCTGAAACAGCTTGACCAAATTGATTCTCGTCTGCTCGTGACAGTTGTCCAATTTTTTTATGATAAAACGGTCAATGGACATGTCAATCGCTCCTTTATTTCGCCTTGTATCCCCTATATAACCCGGCTATTTACTTTTCAAACGGGCTGTTTCGCGTGTCTAACCCCTTTGGAAATTCCATTTTTTGTATAAAAATAACCGGCGCATCCAGCCTATGTCCTATATATTGATGAACACCCGGCTAAAACAATGCTCCCCTTCAAATATGTAGAGGGAGACAAACTCCAGACTTTAAAATACGTTCCACAAAAAAATTTGAACATAATGCGACATATTTTTTTATCCATCGTTTTATCCCCTAAATGTACCAAACAAATTGACCTTAATCCTCCAGATCCCGCCGCCAGCCGTATTTCCTGGAGCGTGAGGACGCCGCCTTCTGCCCGGAGCCAGCTCCGCCTTTCCGTTTGGATTTGGCCTCCTTGGCGGCTTGATATACAAGCTCCCGCTGAGTTTTATGGTAGCTCTGAAGCCGCTTCTCCTCAAGCTCGCCGCTGTCTACAGCCTCGAGAACGGCACAGCCCTCCTCCCGCTCATGCCGGCAGTCCGCATACCGGCAGCGCACCGCGAGCTGCGTAATATCGGCGAATGCGAGATCCAGCCCGCCTTCGTCTTCCCACAGCTGAAGCTCCCGCATTCCGGGAGTGTCGATGATCACGCCGCCGTCAGGCAGCAGAAACAATTCACGGCGTGTTGTCGTGTGCCTTCCCCTGCTGTCATCCTCCCTCACTTCCTGGGTCAGCTGAAGATCGGCGCCGCAGAGCCAGTTGACCATTGTCGACTTGCCGCAGCCCGAGGACCCGGTCAGGGCGATTGTCCGTCCTTCGCCGATATAAGGCAGCAAAGCATCGCGTCCGGAGTCCGTAAGCGCGCTGACCGCATGCACGGGAACTCCCGGGGCTGCCATTTCCATCTCTGCGATATTAGCTCCCGGATCATCGCATAAATCCGCTTTGGTCAGCAGAATAACCGGTGACGCGCCGCTATTCCAGGCCATAATGAGATATCTTTCCATCCGCCGGAGATTATAATCATCATTGAGCGCGCTGACCAGAAACAGGGTGTCCACATTGGCGGCTACAATTTGCTCTTTCGGCTGCGTTCCAGCCGCCTTTCGAGATATCATGCTGCGGCGGGGAAGCACGCCATGGATGATTACCTGCCCGCCCTCCGCTATCTTGACCGCGGTCCAGTCGCCGATCGCGGGGTAATCGCCGGAAGCCTCCAGCGAGTGCCGCAGCCTGCCCGATAGCTCTCCCCAACGTTCTCCATCTTCCGTCAATATCCGGTACTTGCTTCCGAAATCCCCGACAACCCGCCCGGGAGTAAGAGACTCTCCGGCCGCTTCTTGCCCTGCCATGCCGCCCCATTGATTGATCCAATATTCATTCCATCCGTATTGCCGTATCGTCATGCGATACCTCCACTCATTTATTTTTCTTCTTGCAGATTCCTTCATTTCTCTGCCGGGAACCGCGCCGCATGCCTTGAACATAGTGCGTTTTGGACGCAAAAAAGCCCGCCGGAGCAAGTACGTTCCGGCGGGCGGTGACAGGCAAGCAGTCTCTTTGCAACAGAGACAGCTTGCCCTGCCTAACCTGGCGTGCGCTGCGGCGGTGCCCTCTGGACGCCTGGTCGCTTGCGCGCGCGCATATGCGGACAGACTTCTGGAGTCTGCCGCTATACGCAAAAAAGCCGCCGGAACCGATACGGTCCCCGGCGGCGCTAATGGCATACGAAATATGCGCGCTTATGCTGCGGCGTCTATTCCACGCTCACAGCCTGTTCCCGGAAGACACGTATCCTGAGCAGTAACAACCGACAAGACCCAAGCCGTATAAACTGTCATAATACATCCTCTCCTTCCGGTAATTTATGGTGCAATCATAAACAAGAAGACAGCCCTCTGTCAACCCTAAATCCATCCAACTATAAAATGCTCCGCAGCTCGTGAAGCTCATCGATCGTCTTCCAGGGCTGCACATCCAGCTTGTCGTCCCACGGATGGTTGCGGCGCAGCCAAACGCCCCTCATACCGGCGCGTCCCGCCCCCCATATATCGTTCACGGGATGATCCCCAATGAACACGGTCTCTTGCGAATCGTATCCCAGCCTGTCCAGCGCCAGCCGGTAGATGGCAGGGTCCGGCTTGCTGATTCCGGCTTCACCGGAAATGACAATGCTCTTGAAATGGCCGCGCAGCCCGAGCAAATCGATTTTTGCGTGCTGGATCTCGCTTTTTCCGTTCGTTAACAGCCCCATCGCATAACCCCGCTCCTGAAGATAGCCGAGCGACTCCACCGCATGCTTCATCAGTGCGCCGTGTCTGGAATAATTCAAATCGTAGAAAGCGCGGATATCTTCAGCCGATACGGCTTCCCGCCAAGGCAGAACCTCGCTCAGCTCTCGAAAGAAGCCGTCCTTGTCCCGATACCCGTCGGCGTCCCTGATAATGATATCTTCCACAATTTCCAGCTGCCGGTCCGGGCCCAAATGGCCCAGAAAATGGGCGACGAACTGCGTGCTAAAGCTTCGAAAGGTGTAATCCCTGTCCATGAGCGTATTATCCAGATCAAACAGCAAAGCCTGTACCGTTTCCATACCCTGATTCCCCTTGTTATTCTGTATACGTC is a genomic window of Paenibacillus durus ATCC 35681 containing:
- the rsgA gene encoding ribosome small subunit-dependent GTPase A translates to MTIRQYGWNEYWINQWGGMAGQEAAGESLTPGRVVGDFGSKYRILTEDGERWGELSGRLRHSLEASGDYPAIGDWTAVKIAEGGQVIIHGVLPRRSMISRKAAGTQPKEQIVAANVDTLFLVSALNDDYNLRRMERYLIMAWNSGASPVILLTKADLCDDPGANIAEMEMAAPGVPVHAVSALTDSGRDALLPYIGEGRTIALTGSSGCGKSTMVNWLCGADLQLTQEVREDDSRGRHTTTRRELFLLPDGGVIIDTPGMRELQLWEDEGGLDLAFADITQLAVRCRYADCRHEREEGCAVLEAVDSGELEEKRLQSYHKTQRELVYQAAKEAKSKRKGGAGSGQKAASSRSRKYGWRRDLED
- a CDS encoding HAD family hydrolase, translated to METVQALLFDLDNTLMDRDYTFRSFSTQFVAHFLGHLGPDRQLEIVEDIIIRDADGYRDKDGFFRELSEVLPWREAVSAEDIRAFYDLNYSRHGALMKHAVESLGYLQERGYAMGLLTNGKSEIQHAKIDLLGLRGHFKSIVISGEAGISKPDPAIYRLALDRLGYDSQETVFIGDHPVNDIWGAGRAGMRGVWLRRNHPWDDKLDVQPWKTIDELHELRSIL